The Planktothrix agardhii NIES-204 genomic interval CCTATTCTATTACTGCCTAATAGTGAGCCCGAACCAGACTTTACAATTCTTAGAAATCGACAGGATGATTATGCAACTTCTCATCCTACTGCACAAGATATTTTACTGCTCATTGAGGTTTCTGATTCCTCTTTAAACTATGATCAAACTACAAAACTATCGGTTTATGCTGAAAATAATATTACCGATTATTGGATATTTAATTTAGTCGATTTTTGTTTAGAATGTTATAGCGAACCCTATCAAAAATTACAAGGCGAGTTTGGTTATCTTCGTAAACTGATTTATTTACCTAATCAGTCTGTAAACTTACCTTATTTTCCCGATTCAACCTTAGATTTATCTAAAGTATTTCCGCCTAAAACTAATTAGGAGAAATTAAAGAATAATAAAATCCATAAGGTATAGAAAACAAAGATGGATTAATTAGTTTTCTAGGTTTTTAAGCACAGCAATGATCATTCTAATTTCTTAGTGTCTTAGTGCCTTTGTGGTTCCTTAAATTAGATTATACTAATTTAACCCTATTCTGCGATAATAATAAATTAGTCTTTAATTTTAGGAAACATAACAATGCGACTCTCTAAAATGCTATTTGTTACCCTACGCGAAGATCCCAAAGAAGCGGAAATTCCCAGTCATAAACTATTAGTCCGGGCGGGATATATTCGCCGCATTGGGAGTGGAATTTATGCTTATCTTCCCCTGATGTGGAGAGTTTTGCAAAAAATATCTCAAATTGTCCGAGAAGAAATGAACGCCACCGGAGCCCAAGAATGTCTACTTCCCCAAGTCCAACCCGCCGAACTTTGGCGCGAGTCGGGGCGCTGGGATACCTATACCAAAGCGGAGGGAATTATGTTTTCCCTAACTGACCGTCGGAAGCGGGAATTAGCATTAGGGCCAACCCATGAGGAGGTAATTACAACTATTGCTAAAGATATTATCCGTTCCCATCAACAATTACCGATTCATTTATATCAAATTCAAACAAAATTTAGAGATGAAATTCGGCCTCGGTTTGGGTTAATGCGGGGTCGGGAATTTATTATGAAAGATGGTTATTCTTTCCATAGCGATGAAGAAAGTTTGAAGAAAACCTATCGAGATATGGATCAAGCCTATCGTAATATGTTAACCCGTTGTGGGTTACAATATCGAGCCGTAGAAGCTGATTCTGGAGCTATTGGGGGATCAGGTTCTCAAGAGTTTATGGTATTAGCAGAAGCGGGAGAAGATGAAGTTCTCTATACTGAAGATGGTAAATATGCGGCTAATACGGAAAAAGCTACATCCCATCCGGTTGATGCTGAACCTTCTAGCTTTACCGAATATCAAAAGTTAGAAACTCCGAATACGAACACTATTGCCACTTTAGCTAAATTCTTGAAATGTTCCCCGACACAAATTGTTAAAAATGTTCTGTATCAAGTAGTTTATGATAATGGAACAACGGTTTTAGTTTTAATTAATATTCGGGGCGATCAGGAGGTTAATGAAGTTAAATTACAAAATGAATTAACAAAATTAGCCCCGGAATTTGGCGCAAAAACTATATTATCTTTAACGGTTCCTGATGAAGAAGCTCAGGAAAAATGGAGAACAAAACCTTTGCCTTTAGGCTATATTTCTCCTAAGTTAGAAGATGTTTATATTACCAGTAAAGAACAACTTGAGTCTAAGTTTTTAAGACTGGTGGATCAAACTGCCGTTGAATTAAAGAATTTTGTCACGGGCGCGGATGAGTCAGGATATCACGTTGTTGGGGCAAATTGGGGCAAAGAATTTACCTTACCTAAAACTATTGTAGATCTCAGAAAAGCTCAAAAAGGCGATCGCGCAGTTCATGACCCTGAACAAATTTTACAGAGTGCTAGAGGTATTGAAGTGGGTCATATTTTCCAACTGGGGATTAAATATTCTCAGGCTATGGGAGCAACCTTTAGCAATGAACAGGGGGAAGAATTACCCCTAGTCATGGGATGTTATGGGGTGGGGGTATCTCGGTTAGCCCAATCGGCCGTCGAACAATCCTATGATAAGGATGGGATAATTTGGCCGGTGGCGATCGCACCCTATCAAGTTATTATTGCCATTCCTAATATTACCGACGCTCAACAGGTGGAAATTGCCGAAAAACTCTATACGGAATTAAACCAAGCCGGAATTGAAACCCTCCTCGATGATCGCAATGAACGGGCCGGGGTAAAATTCAAAGACGCTGATTTGATTGGGATTCCCTATCGGATTGTCACGGGACGTTCGATTAAATCGGGTAAAGTGGAACTGGTAGAACGGGCTACTCACAATGCCCAGGAAATTGCCGTTGAGGATGTCATTACCACACTTAAACAGAATATTCAAGCTGCATTGGAAAATTAGGCGAGTTGTTGGTTGATGGTTAAGAAAGCCCTGAAGGGCTTACTAGAATTTAGTCAACAGCGATCATTAATTTTGTTTTAAGTTCTGGGAACAGAACATGATATGATTCATTTTGGCTTGCAGAGCGTGTTATACGCTGTGTGCGTGAACTTAGAGAAAGTTATAACTGTTGCTTTCGGATTTCCGATCAATGAGTTGTGGCTGAACTAAAAATTGGTGAACCTGTCCAAGTAGCTATGACAAACGCAGAGGAAACACTAGAATCAGGGTCTAAACTTGCTGTAGAACCCGACACTTCTATGCTGGAGTATGATCAATTGCAACGCCAGTTGTTATTGATGACGATCACAGCTACGGGAGTAATTTTTGTTGCAGTTTGCTGTTTCTATCCTCTGGATGTCGCCCTAAACTATTTAGTTGGGGCGGCAGTAGGCATAATCTACTTGCGAATGCTCGGCAAAGATGTAGAAAAACTAGGTAGGGGCAAGAAAAAACTAAGCCAAAATCGGATCTTGATCCTCGCGGGTGTAATCATTGTAGCCACTCAATTACATCAGCTAAAGATTCTACCGATTTTTTTAGGGTTTCTTACCTACAAAGTAGCTCTCATGTTGTATGTGCTAATCACAGTGTTCACCCCCAAGCCTAAATAAGTAACGCGGAATCCTCCAGTCCTCAATCTGTAGAGGAAGCCTACGGACATGGAAATGCTGACTGTCTTAAACACCTTCAATCCTCTCCCTCTCGCTAGTTTAGAAGTTGGCCAGCACCTTTATTGGGAAGTCGGCGGTGTAAAACTGCATGGTCAGATTTTTCTGACTTCGTGGTTTGTAATCGGTTTGCTGATTACCGTCTCAGTGTTGGCCAGTAGTAACGTGCAGCGAATTCCCAGTGGGATGCAGAATTTTATGGAGTACGTCCTAGAATTCATTCGCAACCTAGCTAAAGATCAAATCGGGGAAAAAGAATATCGTTCTTGGGTTCCCTTCATTGGAACACTGTTCTTATTCATCTTTGCCTCTAACTGGTCAGGTGCTTTAATTCCTTGGAAGGTGATCGAACTGCCTTCAGGTGAATTAGCAGCCCCCACCAGCGATATCAATACTACAGTGGCATTAGCACTGTTAACTTCTTTAGCGTATTTCTACGCCGGAATCAGAAAAAAAGGCCTAGTGGGTTATTTTGCTGATTACGCCCAACCGATGGCGTTTCTCGCTATATTTCGGGTGATTGAAGATTTTACCAAACCCCTATCCCTGAGTTTCCGTTTGTTTGGTAACATTTTGGCTGATGAACTGGTGGTCGCCGTGTTGGTATTCCTGGTACCCCTGTTTATTCCTCTGCCTCTAATGGTTTTGGGTTTATTCCTAAGTGCCATTCAAGCCCTAATTTTTGCGACACTGGCGGCGAACTATATTGGTGAAGCCCTAGAAGGACATGGCGGAGAACATCACGACTAGGAAAAGAAACAAAGACTTTAAAATTTCTTTTTTTAGGGATTGATTTTTCTAAAATGTGTTGTTGGGTTAAACTTAATCCCCTTTATTGGTAAAATAAAGTTTTGGGAACCCCAATCCATCTAACGAATTTGGCATTTGTAACGGGACAAAGAAGAAAAATATTTTCTTCAAACCTCCTAATTTTATCAATGCTGATCGGGATTGATTTCACTTTGTCTAACTGATTGTTTGTTAACTCTTTTGTATTTAGAAGGAAGAAAATTATCATGAATCCACTAATTGCTGCCGCTTCCGTTGTTGCTGCTGCTTTAGCTATTGGTTTAGGCGCGATTGGCCCTGGAATTGGTCAAGGTATTGCTGCTGGTCAAGCAGTGGAAGGGATTGCTCGTCAACCCGAAGCAGAAGGTAAAATTCGTGGGACTTTACTGTTAAGTTTAGCCTTCATGGAAGCACTGACCATTTATGGTTTAGTGGTTTCTCTGGTATTACTGTTTGCCAACCCCTTCGCCTAAACAGTAATCCAAAACATGGATTTTAGGTTTTAGGTTTC includes:
- the proS gene encoding prolyl-tRNA synthetase translates to MRLSKMLFVTLREDPKEAEIPSHKLLVRAGYIRRIGSGIYAYLPLMWRVLQKISQIVREEMNATGAQECLLPQVQPAELWRESGRWDTYTKAEGIMFSLTDRRKRELALGPTHEEVITTIAKDIIRSHQQLPIHLYQIQTKFRDEIRPRFGLMRGREFIMKDGYSFHSDEESLKKTYRDMDQAYRNMLTRCGLQYRAVEADSGAIGGSGSQEFMVLAEAGEDEVLYTEDGKYAANTEKATSHPVDAEPSSFTEYQKLETPNTNTIATLAKFLKCSPTQIVKNVLYQVVYDNGTTVLVLINIRGDQEVNEVKLQNELTKLAPEFGAKTILSLTVPDEEAQEKWRTKPLPLGYISPKLEDVYITSKEQLESKFLRLVDQTAVELKNFVTGADESGYHVVGANWGKEFTLPKTIVDLRKAQKGDRAVHDPEQILQSARGIEVGHIFQLGIKYSQAMGATFSNEQGEELPLVMGCYGVGVSRLAQSAVEQSYDKDGIIWPVAIAPYQVIIAIPNITDAQQVEIAEKLYTELNQAGIETLLDDRNERAGVKFKDADLIGIPYRIVTGRSIKSGKVELVERATHNAQEIAVEDVITTLKQNIQAALEN
- a CDS encoding ptuative ATP synthase protein I, which encodes MAELKIGEPVQVAMTNAEETLESGSKLAVEPDTSMLEYDQLQRQLLLMTITATGVIFVAVCCFYPLDVALNYLVGAAVGIIYLRMLGKDVEKLGRGKKKLSQNRILILAGVIIVATQLHQLKILPIFLGFLTYKVALMLYVLITVFTPKPK
- a CDS encoding F0F1 ATP synthase subunit A, which gives rise to MEMLTVLNTFNPLPLASLEVGQHLYWEVGGVKLHGQIFLTSWFVIGLLITVSVLASSNVQRIPSGMQNFMEYVLEFIRNLAKDQIGEKEYRSWVPFIGTLFLFIFASNWSGALIPWKVIELPSGELAAPTSDINTTVALALLTSLAYFYAGIRKKGLVGYFADYAQPMAFLAIFRVIEDFTKPLSLSFRLFGNILADELVVAVLVFLVPLFIPLPLMVLGLFLSAIQALIFATLAANYIGEALEGHGGEHHD
- a CDS encoding F0F1 ATP synthase subunit C, coding for MNPLIAAASVVAAALAIGLGAIGPGIGQGIAAGQAVEGIARQPEAEGKIRGTLLLSLAFMEALTIYGLVVSLVLLFANPFA